A stretch of the Bacillus sp. FJAT-18017 genome encodes the following:
- a CDS encoding DUF503 domain-containing protein, whose amino-acid sequence MIGIARCECLIYDAASLKDKRAVLQRIISRIRQKYNVSVSEVDFQDAWQRTAIAVAAVASAKVPAERELQNAIKLIDSFPEIERTITDIEWL is encoded by the coding sequence ATTATTGGCATTGCCAGGTGCGAGTGTTTGATTTATGATGCGGCCTCCTTAAAAGATAAGCGGGCCGTCCTTCAAAGAATTATCTCTCGTATCCGGCAAAAGTATAATGTTTCCGTTTCGGAAGTGGACTTTCAGGATGCATGGCAAAGGACAGCAATTGCAGTTGCTGCTGTTGCGTCCGCAAAAGTCCCTGCTGAACGGGAGCTGCAAAATGCCATTAAGCTTATTGACTCTTTTCCTGAAATCGAAAGAACCATCACCGACATAGAATGGCTTTAA